From a region of the Bdellovibrio bacteriovorus genome:
- a CDS encoding DMT family transporter — MANAYLYLAAAIVFEVLGTITMKYSVGFTKVLPVILTIVCHGICFVALAVALKSLPISIVYAIWAGVGTAMMALVGLWMFNEPLPIQKVLATSLIILGVVMLNFSETKPVEQLAKVDNVKVLHPEKPTTSETREVVSERNSG, encoded by the coding sequence ATGGCTAATGCATACTTGTATTTGGCAGCAGCAATCGTTTTTGAGGTTTTGGGCACAATCACCATGAAATATTCCGTGGGATTCACAAAGGTGCTTCCAGTCATACTTACCATAGTTTGTCATGGAATCTGCTTTGTGGCTCTCGCTGTCGCTTTGAAGTCGTTACCTATCAGTATTGTCTACGCAATTTGGGCGGGTGTCGGAACGGCGATGATGGCGCTTGTGGGGCTTTGGATGTTTAATGAACCACTGCCAATACAAAAAGTATTGGCGACGAGTTTGATCATTCTTGGAGTTGTGATGTTGAACTTCTCTGAGACCAAACCAGTAGAGCAACTTGCAAAAGTAGATAATGTTAAAGTTCTTCATCCAGAAAAACCTACGACTTCAGAAACTCGTGAAGTCGTGAGCGAAAGAAACTCTGGTTAA